CGACGGCCTCATCGCGGTCAAGGACAGCTACTGGAAGCAGATCGACTGAACGACAGGGGCGGCAACCGAGGATAATTGTGCCCGAATTTTGAGCGGGAGAGGCGACTGAGGCCGCGGGATCTCGCTGCAGAGACTGTCTGAACCAACGAGGAACCGGCGGCGTTTGGCTTAGCCGAGCGGGGGCCAATGTTGGATCTGCGCAGAGGATTTGCTCGATCAGCCTCGGCGTCTCGTCCCTATCGGCGGTGCGTGGCGCGCCGACCGCTCGGTTCAGCCGCTTCGGGCTTCACCGCAATGAGGTCGACCTCCACCAGCCATTCCGGCCGTCCCAGCATCGATACAACGACGCCTGTCGAGACGGGATGCACGCCCTTCAGCCAGCGGCCGATGACCGGGTAGACGGCGTCGCGGAGACGCGGGTCGACGAGATAGATGACGATCTTGCAGATATGCCCGAGATCGCTGCCGCACTCCTTCAGCAAAATCTCCGCGTTGCGCATGGCGCAGTCGACCTGGACCGCAGCGTCGCCGATGCCGACGCTCTCGCCGGTCTGCAGATCCTGCCCGACCTGCCCACGCAGAAAGACGATGTTCCCGGCGACCACCGCATGAGCCAAGTCGGCGCCCCGGTCCTCCTC
This genomic stretch from Constrictibacter sp. MBR-5 harbors:
- a CDS encoding RidA family protein yields the protein MVHTRIRPFNTLGASSEEDRGADLAHAVVAGNIVFLRGQVGQDLQTGESVGIGDAAVQVDCAMRNAEILLKECGSDLGHICKIVIYLVDPRLRDAVYPVIGRWLKGVHPVSTGVVVSMLGRPEWLVEVDLIAVKPEAAEPSGRRATHRR